In Megasphaera vaginalis (ex Bordigoni et al. 2020), a single genomic region encodes these proteins:
- a CDS encoding macro domain-containing protein, translated as MPAGRGQNNVWIQTAGALCHSCRRGPFWRGGTENEAALLVSACEAALRLARENTLLHLAVSLISVEDKRFPLQKAVALLAPAVLRGGAFAEQIDFVCADATACAAVVRQLTLLLLQAWHRGRTTAETVAALALLLTAEPLPEPSRFAANMKAINPVIRAASREAEDWNFMTLNVLADSILQVYEESN; from the coding sequence ATGCCGGCAGGGAGAGGCCAAAATAACGTATGGATACAAACTGCCGGCGCGTTATGTCATTCATGCCGTCGCGGACCGTTTTGGCGCGGCGGCACGGAAAATGAAGCGGCCCTTTTGGTCAGCGCCTGTGAAGCGGCTTTGCGGCTGGCTCGGGAGAATACACTCCTGCACCTGGCGGTTTCGCTTATCAGCGTGGAAGATAAACGTTTCCCCTTGCAGAAAGCTGTGGCTCTTTTGGCGCCTGCCGTCTTGCGCGGCGGTGCTTTTGCCGAGCAGATTGATTTCGTCTGTGCTGACGCGACTGCCTGCGCTGCCGTGGTGCGGCAGCTCACCCTGCTTCTTTTGCAGGCTTGGCATCGCGGCCGGACGACGGCGGAAACGGTTGCCGCCTTGGCGTTGTTGTTGACGGCGGAACCGCTGCCGGAGCCGTCTCGGTTTGCCGCGAACATGAAAGCGATCAACCCTGTTATCCGGGCTGCTTCAAGGGAGGCCGAAGATTGGAATTTTATGACACTGAACGTACTTGCCGATTCGATCTTACAAGTATATGAGGAGAGCAACTGA
- a CDS encoding metal-sensing transcriptional repressor, translating into MDKEHMFFDNYAANWDRDRKEDAALIGRLLDLADIPAAAVVLDVGCGTGVLLPYLHARLGGGRIDALDYSKAMLTKAKEKYGALEGISFIEKDILKYDVPPGTYDTVLCFDFYPHMSKNTHRFIKQIGSAVRDGGDLIIMHDQGRQKVNAMNPGHLAEGEAALPAIDVMSTLLTGAGFVVTAAVDDGTIYFVKARRCLELSVPTAAGDQPQSAHCGRYHQQEKIVINRLARISGHLEAVKRMIEGGRDCSDVLIQLAAVDSAVVSVSKVILKDHIDHCLVEAVKQNDLGAVERLKQAITIFVK; encoded by the coding sequence ATGGATAAAGAACATATGTTTTTTGATAATTACGCGGCTAATTGGGATCGTGACAGGAAAGAAGACGCGGCGCTGATCGGTCGGCTCCTTGACCTTGCCGACATACCGGCGGCGGCCGTCGTTCTCGACGTCGGTTGCGGCACCGGCGTCTTGCTGCCCTATTTGCATGCGCGCCTCGGCGGCGGCCGTATTGACGCTCTCGATTATTCTAAAGCGATGTTGACCAAGGCGAAGGAAAAGTACGGCGCCTTGGAGGGGATTTCTTTTATCGAAAAAGATATTTTAAAATATGATGTGCCGCCGGGAACGTACGATACGGTTTTATGCTTTGACTTTTACCCGCACATGAGCAAGAATACGCACCGGTTCATTAAACAGATCGGTTCTGCCGTCAGAGACGGCGGCGATTTGATTATTATGCATGATCAGGGGCGGCAAAAGGTCAATGCCATGAATCCGGGACACCTGGCGGAGGGAGAGGCAGCCTTGCCGGCGATCGATGTCATGAGCACGTTGCTGACCGGCGCAGGGTTTGTTGTAACGGCTGCCGTTGATGACGGGACGATCTATTTTGTCAAAGCCAGACGCTGTTTGGAATTGTCTGTACCGACTGCTGCCGGAGACCAGCCGCAGTCCGCTCACTGCGGCCGATATCATCAGCAGGAAAAAATTGTCATCAATCGCTTGGCCCGTATCAGCGGTCATTTGGAAGCGGTCAAGCGCATGATTGAGGGCGGCAGAGATTGCAGTGATGTGTTGATTCAGCTGGCAGCCGTCGATTCGGCCGTCGTCAGCGTCAGCAAAGTCATTTTGAAGGATCATATCGATCATTGCCTTGTCGAAGCGGTCAAACAGAATGATTTGGGAGCCGTCGAACGGTTGAAGCAGGCGATTACGATCTTTGTCAAATAA
- a CDS encoding CpXC domain-containing protein, translated as METKSHAVTLSLRCPACGTDGTFATWDYIDAADGALRRRVLTDEGLFFYTCPHCDAAVQVESQCLYGDRDQKLLIWHIPEPKLEVSAAAVQAFTGEASFDDYRCRAVLTWGEWREKLIEMESGYDDRLYELIKYGAYRLIKEADRQKLPLAAYHLDYADGAGRSDSLALVFMEEGKAGSGYVYPITARLLDVTQDVFLPLIERVPALSGKGVFERYGYTWAQQFMTQLLQSVSEDGNGAYGQLIGFWIQTLGKEIFNNEIMKET; from the coding sequence ATGGAAACGAAGAGTCATGCCGTAACGTTATCTTTGCGCTGCCCCGCTTGCGGGACAGACGGAACTTTTGCCACTTGGGATTATATTGATGCCGCCGACGGCGCGCTGCGCCGCCGTGTGCTGACGGACGAAGGCCTGTTTTTTTATACTTGTCCTCACTGTGACGCTGCCGTACAGGTGGAGTCGCAGTGTCTTTACGGTGACAGGGACCAAAAACTGTTGATTTGGCACATTCCGGAACCGAAACTGGAAGTCAGCGCCGCTGCCGTTCAGGCCTTCACCGGTGAAGCATCTTTCGACGACTATCGTTGCCGGGCCGTTTTAACGTGGGGCGAATGGCGCGAGAAGCTCATCGAAATGGAGTCCGGTTATGACGACAGGCTCTATGAACTGATCAAGTACGGCGCGTACCGTCTTATCAAAGAAGCCGACCGGCAGAAACTGCCGTTAGCAGCGTATCATCTCGATTATGCTGACGGCGCCGGCCGGTCCGATTCCTTGGCATTGGTGTTCATGGAAGAGGGCAAGGCCGGTTCCGGTTACGTTTACCCGATTACGGCGCGGCTTCTCGACGTGACGCAGGATGTTTTTCTGCCGCTCATCGAAAGAGTTCCCGCTTTATCCGGGAAGGGCGTATTTGAGCGCTACGGGTACACCTGGGCGCAGCAATTCATGACGCAGCTGTTGCAGTCCGTTTCCGAAGACGGCAACGGCGCATACGGACAGCTTATCGGATTCTGGATCCAAACGCTGGGAAAGGAAATTTTTAACAACGAGATCATGAAGGAAACATAA